The following proteins are co-located in the Myroides profundi genome:
- a CDS encoding ClbS/DfsB family four-helix bundle protein — translation MARPTNKTELITLSDDLFNKLISTIESLDNQHLNDNFTEESLNKNVRDVLMHLYEWHNMFISWYQVGMSGSKPIMPAEGYTWKTTPELNIAINQKYQNIAVLDSIQKIKESHNAVLQIIQQHSNEELFEKKRYHWTGSTSLGAYLVSATSSHYDWALKFLKKNGIK, via the coding sequence ATGGCAAGACCTACTAATAAAACAGAATTAATAACACTGTCTGATGATTTGTTTAATAAACTTATATCTACAATTGAATCTTTAGACAACCAACATTTAAACGACAATTTTACAGAAGAGAGTCTCAACAAAAATGTGAGAGATGTACTTATGCACCTGTACGAATGGCACAATATGTTTATATCTTGGTATCAAGTAGGTATGTCAGGAAGCAAACCAATTATGCCTGCTGAGGGGTATACGTGGAAGACTACTCCTGAATTAAATATTGCTATTAATCAGAAGTATCAGAATATAGCTGTACTAGACAGTATTCAAAAGATTAAAGAATCTCATAACGCTGTACTTCAAATCATTCAACAGCATAGTAACGAAGAATTATTCGAGAAGAAAAGATATCATTGGACAGGAAGCACCTCATTAGGAGCCTATCTTGTATCTGCTACTTCTAGCCATTATGACTGGGCATTAAAGTTCCTGAAGAAAA